A part of Streptomyces sp. NBC_01451 genomic DNA contains:
- the ctaC gene encoding aa3-type cytochrome oxidase subunit II: MSPNGSDLPHALGGAGGTPTPRRPLRRKLLQALTAGLVLATATGCTYKDFPRLGMPTPTTEEAPRILSLWQGSWAAALATGVLVWGLILWSAMFHRRSRTKVEVPPQTRYNMPIEALYTVVPLIIVSVLFYFTARDESKLLDTSKKPDLTVNVVGFQWSWGFNYIENVEGSTGDANTDENLAAIPDRFKKDFPANAGGVYDVGTPGVKNPQTGNPGPTLWLPKGKTVRFVLTSRDVIHSFWVVPFLMKQDVIPGHTNAFQVTPNKEGTFLGKCAELCGVDHSRMLFNVKVVSPERYEQHLKDLAKKGQTGYIPAGIAQTSHEKNRETTNL; encoded by the coding sequence GTGAGTCCCAACGGCTCCGACCTCCCCCACGCCCTGGGGGGCGCGGGCGGTACCCCCACGCCGCGGCGCCCGTTGCGGCGGAAGCTGCTGCAGGCATTGACTGCGGGCCTGGTCCTGGCGACCGCGACCGGTTGCACATACAAGGACTTCCCCCGCCTTGGTATGCCCACCCCCACCACGGAAGAGGCTCCCCGGATCCTCTCGCTGTGGCAGGGATCCTGGGCAGCCGCGCTCGCCACCGGCGTGCTGGTCTGGGGCCTGATCCTGTGGAGCGCCATGTTCCACCGGCGCAGCCGCACCAAGGTCGAAGTACCTCCGCAGACCCGGTACAACATGCCCATCGAGGCGCTGTACACCGTGGTTCCGCTGATCATCGTCTCGGTGCTCTTCTACTTCACGGCACGTGACGAGTCGAAGCTCCTCGACACCTCCAAGAAGCCCGACCTGACGGTCAACGTCGTGGGCTTCCAGTGGAGCTGGGGCTTCAACTACATCGAGAACGTCGAGGGTTCCACCGGCGACGCGAACACCGACGAGAACCTGGCCGCCATTCCGGACCGGTTCAAGAAGGACTTCCCGGCCAACGCCGGCGGTGTCTACGACGTCGGCACTCCCGGTGTGAAGAACCCGCAGACCGGCAACCCCGGCCCGACCCTCTGGCTGCCCAAGGGCAAGACGGTCCGCTTCGTCCTCACCTCGCGTGACGTCATCCACTCCTTCTGGGTGGTGCCGTTCCTGATGAAGCAGGACGTCATCCCGGGCCACACCAACGCCTTCCAGGTGACCCCCAACAAGGAGGGCACCTTCCTCGGCAAGTGTGCGGAGCTTTGCGGCGTCGACCACTCCCGGATGCTGTTCAACGTGAAGGTCGTCTCCCCCGAGCGCTACGAGCAGCACCTCAAGGACCTCGCGAAGAAGGGGCAGACCGGTTACATTCCCGCCGGCATCGCGCAGACGAGCCACGAGAAGAACCGGGAGACGACAAACCTGTGA
- a CDS encoding cysteine desulfurase/sulfurtransferase TusA family protein, whose amino-acid sequence MSYFDAASSAPLHPVARQALLASLDEGWADPARLYREGRRARMLLDAAREAAAEAVGCRPDELTFTSSGTRAVHTGIAGALAGRRRVGRHLIVSAVEHSSVLHSAEDWEAAGGEVTTVAVDRHGAVAVEAYEAAVRADTALACLQSANHEVGTEQPVAEVAEACRAAGVPLLVDAAQSLGWAAVAGPWSLLAASAHKWGGPSGVGLLAVRKGVRFAVQGPVDERESGRSAGFENLPAIVAAAASLRAVRAEAAQEAVRLRELTERIRARVPQLVTDVEVVGDPVRRLPGVVTFSCLYADGETLLHELDRAGFSVSSGSSCTSSTLTPSHVLRAMGVLSEGNVRVSLPAGTPAEEVDRFLSVLPGAVTAVREKLGAPLPVTLREKDALVVNALGKRCPIPVIELAKVIGDVQVGATIRVLSDDEAARLDIPAWCEMRDQEYVGEEQAEKGTAYLVRRLS is encoded by the coding sequence GTGTCCTACTTCGATGCCGCGTCCTCCGCTCCCCTTCATCCCGTTGCCCGGCAGGCCCTGTTGGCGTCCCTCGACGAGGGGTGGGCGGATCCCGCGCGTCTGTACAGGGAGGGGCGGCGGGCCCGGATGCTGCTGGACGCCGCCCGGGAGGCCGCCGCCGAGGCCGTGGGGTGCCGTCCTGATGAGCTGACCTTCACCTCATCCGGTACGCGGGCCGTGCACACGGGTATCGCGGGCGCTCTCGCGGGCCGGCGTCGCGTCGGACGTCACCTGATCGTGTCCGCGGTCGAACACTCTTCGGTGCTCCATTCGGCGGAGGACTGGGAGGCGGCGGGCGGCGAGGTGACGACGGTCGCGGTGGACCGCCACGGTGCCGTGGCCGTCGAGGCGTACGAGGCCGCCGTACGGGCCGACACGGCGCTGGCGTGTCTCCAGTCGGCCAACCACGAGGTGGGGACCGAGCAGCCGGTGGCGGAGGTGGCCGAGGCGTGCCGGGCGGCCGGGGTGCCGCTGCTGGTGGACGCGGCGCAGTCGCTGGGGTGGGCGGCGGTCGCGGGGCCCTGGTCCTTGCTGGCGGCGAGTGCCCACAAGTGGGGTGGGCCTTCGGGGGTCGGCCTGCTTGCCGTGCGCAAGGGGGTGCGGTTCGCGGTCCAAGGGCCCGTGGACGAGCGGGAGTCGGGGCGGTCGGCCGGGTTCGAGAACCTTCCGGCGATCGTCGCGGCGGCGGCCTCGTTGCGCGCGGTACGGGCCGAGGCGGCCCAGGAGGCGGTGCGGCTGCGGGAGCTGACGGAGCGGATCCGGGCGCGGGTGCCGCAGCTGGTGACGGACGTGGAGGTGGTCGGCGATCCGGTCCGGCGGCTGCCCGGCGTCGTCACCTTCTCGTGTCTCTACGCCGACGGGGAGACACTGCTGCACGAGCTGGACCGCGCCGGTTTCTCCGTCTCCTCCGGCTCGTCCTGTACGAGCAGCACGTTGACGCCGAGCCATGTGCTTCGGGCGATGGGCGTCCTGAGTGAGGGAAACGTACGGGTGTCGTTGCCGGCCGGGACCCCGGCCGAGGAGGTCGACCGGTTCCTGTCCGTCCTGCCGGGCGCGGTGACGGCCGTACGGGAGAAGCTGGGCGCGCCGCTTCCGGTGACGCTCCGGGAGAAGGACGCGCTCGTCGTGAACGCGCTCGGCAAGCGGTGCCCGATCCCGGTGATCGAACTGGCGAAGGTCATCGGCGATGTCCAGGTGGGCGCCACGATCCGTGTCCTCTCGGACGACGAGGCGGCCCGCCTGGACATCCCGGCGTGGTGCGAGATGCGGGACCAGGAGTACGTGGGCGAGGAGCAGGCGGAGAAGGGAACGGCATATCTGGTCCGCCGGTTGAGCTGA
- a CDS encoding sensor histidine kinase produces the protein MTALQRARSHLKAHPLALDVALAAAVLLCMLGTSFVEPHGKHGGDWTARTPDALSLVLMVLGAAALTLRRRAPMKVLAFTGVASLVESVTADPRAPVAMSAVIALYTVASTTDRPTTWRVGLLTMTVLTGAAMLAGPLPWYAQENLGIFAWTGMAATAGDAVRSRRAFIDAMRERAERAERTREEEARRRVAEERLRIARDLHDVVAHHIALVNVQAGVAAHIMDKRPDQAKEALAHVREASRSALNELRATVGLLRQSGDPEAPTEPAPGLHRLDELVGTFHSAGLQVEVARADQDTTLPAAIDLAAYRVIQEALTNVQKHAGPEAKAEVSVVRVGSNIEITVLDNGPGRGQGQDGPGEGGGHGLLGMRERVTAVGGGCTAGPRYGGGFRVHAILPVKSRPRPADSAATPV, from the coding sequence GTGACCGCCCTCCAGCGAGCCCGAAGCCATCTGAAGGCGCATCCCCTCGCGCTGGACGTGGCCCTCGCCGCAGCCGTCCTCCTCTGCATGCTGGGCACCTCGTTCGTCGAACCGCACGGGAAGCACGGCGGCGACTGGACCGCCCGCACCCCCGACGCGCTCAGCCTCGTCCTCATGGTGCTCGGCGCCGCCGCCCTCACGCTGCGCCGCCGCGCGCCCATGAAGGTGCTCGCGTTCACCGGAGTCGCCTCCCTCGTCGAGTCGGTCACCGCCGACCCCCGTGCCCCCGTCGCGATGTCCGCGGTGATCGCCCTCTACACCGTCGCGTCGACCACCGACCGCCCCACCACCTGGCGCGTCGGTCTCCTCACGATGACCGTCCTCACCGGTGCCGCGATGCTGGCCGGCCCCCTGCCCTGGTACGCGCAGGAGAACCTCGGCATCTTCGCCTGGACCGGCATGGCCGCGACCGCGGGGGACGCCGTCCGCAGCCGCCGTGCCTTCATCGACGCCATGCGAGAACGCGCCGAGCGGGCGGAACGCACCCGTGAGGAGGAGGCCCGCCGACGCGTGGCCGAGGAACGACTGCGCATCGCCCGTGACCTGCACGACGTGGTCGCCCACCACATCGCCCTCGTCAACGTCCAGGCCGGAGTCGCCGCGCACATCATGGACAAACGCCCCGACCAGGCCAAGGAGGCCCTCGCCCATGTACGGGAGGCCAGCCGCTCGGCGCTGAACGAGCTGCGCGCGACCGTCGGACTGCTGCGTCAGTCAGGGGACCCGGAGGCGCCCACCGAGCCCGCGCCGGGTCTGCACCGGCTCGACGAGCTGGTCGGCACCTTCCACAGCGCCGGACTCCAGGTCGAGGTCGCCCGCGCCGACCAGGACACCACCCTCCCCGCAGCCATCGACCTGGCCGCCTACCGGGTGATCCAGGAAGCCCTGACGAACGTACAGAAGCACGCGGGACCCGAGGCGAAGGCCGAGGTCAGCGTCGTACGGGTGGGGTCGAACATCGAGATCACCGTGCTGGACAACGGGCCGGGCCGGGGCCAGGGCCAGGACGGCCCGGGGGAGGGCGGCGGACACGGGCTGCTCGGGATGCGGGAACGCGTCACCGCGGTCGGCGGCGGCTGCACCGCCGGTCCCCGATACGGAGGCGGCTTCCGGGTGCATGCGATCCTGCCGGTGAAGAGCAGGCCGCGTCCCGCGGACAGCGCCGCCACCCCCGTATGA
- a CDS encoding PspA/IM30 family protein, producing the protein MSGVMKRMGMIFRAKANKALDRAEDPRETLDYSYQKQLELLQKVRRGVADVATSRKRLELQLAQLNKQSSTLEDQGRKALALGREDLAREALSRRAALQQQVTDLETQHQTLQGEEEKLTLGAQRLQAKVDAFRTKKETIKATYTAAQAQTRIGEAFTGISEEMGDVGLAIQRAEDKTAQLQARAGAIDELLASGALDDPTGMAKDDIQAELDRLSGGTDVELELQRMKAELAGGSSSGQQAIEGGSGQQQSQSQQPKDTPRFDKQ; encoded by the coding sequence ATGAGCGGTGTCATGAAGCGTATGGGAATGATCTTCCGCGCGAAGGCGAACAAGGCCCTTGACCGGGCCGAGGACCCGCGCGAAACCCTCGACTACTCGTACCAGAAACAGCTGGAGCTGCTCCAGAAGGTGCGCCGCGGAGTCGCCGACGTGGCGACCAGCCGCAAGCGCCTGGAGTTGCAGCTCGCCCAGCTGAACAAGCAGTCCTCCACGCTGGAGGACCAGGGCCGCAAGGCGCTCGCGCTGGGCCGCGAGGACCTGGCCCGCGAGGCGCTCTCGCGCCGCGCCGCCCTCCAGCAGCAGGTGACGGACCTGGAGACACAGCACCAGACCCTCCAGGGCGAGGAGGAGAAGCTCACCCTCGGGGCGCAGCGCCTCCAGGCCAAGGTCGACGCCTTCCGCACCAAGAAGGAGACGATCAAGGCGACGTACACCGCCGCCCAGGCCCAGACCCGGATCGGCGAGGCGTTCACCGGCATCTCCGAGGAGATGGGCGACGTGGGCCTGGCGATCCAGCGGGCCGAGGACAAGACGGCACAGCTCCAGGCACGTGCCGGCGCGATCGACGAGCTGCTCGCCTCGGGCGCCCTCGACGACCCCACCGGCATGGCGAAGGACGACATCCAGGCCGAGCTGGACCGGCTCTCCGGCGGCACGGACGTGGAGCTGGAACTGCAGCGCATGAAGGCGGAGCTGGCCGGAGGCTCGTCCTCGGGGCAGCAGGCCATCGAGGGCGGCAGCGGCCAGCAGCAGTCCCAGTCCCAGCAGCCCAAGGACACTCCGCGTTTCGACAAGCAGTGA
- the nadA gene encoding quinolinate synthase NadA — MTTAQTQDLDVQPSPLALLLLGREADPRSERGVECPGDLPSPSDPDLVARARAAKEKLGEKVFVLGHHYQRDEVIQFADVTGDSFKLARDAAARPEAEYIVFCGVHFMAESADILTGDDQKVVLPDLAAGCSMADMATAEQVAECWDVLTEAGVADQVVPVSYMNSSADIKAFTGKHGGTICTSSNAERALEWAFEQGEKVLFLPDQHLGRNTAVRDMGMSLDDCVLYNPHKPNGGLTAEQLRDAKMILWRGHCSVHGRFSLDSVNDVRARIPGVNVLVHPECKHEVVEAADHVGSTEYIIKALEAAPAGSKWAIGTELNLVRRLANRFAPEGKEIVFLDKTVCFCSTMNRIDLPHLVWTLESLAEGKLVNQISVDRETETFAKLALERMLALP, encoded by the coding sequence GTGACCACCGCCCAGACCCAGGACCTCGACGTACAGCCGTCGCCCCTCGCCCTGCTGCTCCTCGGCCGCGAGGCCGACCCGCGGAGCGAGCGTGGCGTGGAGTGCCCCGGCGACCTGCCCTCCCCCTCCGACCCGGACCTGGTGGCACGTGCCCGCGCGGCCAAGGAGAAGCTCGGGGAGAAGGTCTTCGTCCTCGGCCACCACTACCAGCGCGACGAGGTGATCCAGTTCGCGGACGTCACGGGTGACTCCTTCAAGCTGGCCCGGGACGCCGCGGCGCGTCCGGAGGCGGAGTACATCGTGTTCTGCGGTGTGCACTTCATGGCGGAGTCCGCGGACATCCTGACCGGCGACGACCAGAAGGTGGTCCTGCCCGACCTGGCCGCCGGCTGCTCGATGGCGGACATGGCGACGGCCGAACAGGTGGCCGAGTGCTGGGACGTCCTGACGGAGGCCGGGGTGGCCGACCAGGTCGTGCCCGTCTCCTACATGAACTCCTCGGCGGACATCAAGGCGTTCACCGGCAAGCACGGCGGCACGATCTGCACGTCGTCCAATGCCGAACGCGCCCTCGAATGGGCCTTCGAGCAGGGTGAGAAGGTCCTGTTCCTGCCGGACCAGCACCTGGGCCGCAACACGGCGGTACGGGACATGGGCATGTCGCTCGACGACTGCGTCCTCTACAACCCGCACAAGCCGAACGGCGGCCTGACGGCGGAGCAGCTGCGCGACGCGAAGATGATCCTGTGGCGCGGCCACTGCTCGGTGCACGGCCGTTTCTCGCTGGACTCGGTGAACGACGTCCGGGCCCGCATCCCCGGCGTCAACGTGCTGGTCCACCCGGAGTGCAAGCACGAGGTGGTGGAGGCGGCGGACCACGTCGGCTCGACCGAGTACATCATCAAGGCCCTGGAGGCGGCCCCGGCCGGCTCCAAGTGGGCCATCGGGACCGAGCTGAATCTGGTACGCCGACTGGCGAACCGTTTCGCGCCCGAGGGCAAGGAGATCGTCTTCCTCGACAAGACGGTCTGCTTCTGCTCGACGATGAACCGCATCGACCTCCCCCACCTGGTGTGGACCCTGGAGTCCCTGGCCGAGGGCAAGCTGGTCAACCAGATCTCGGTGGACCGGGAGACGGAGACGTTCGCGAAGCTGGCGCTCGAACGGATGCTGGCGCTGCCGTAA
- a CDS encoding carbohydrate kinase family protein, protein MRIAVTGSIATDHLMTFPGRFADQLVADQLHTVSLSFLVDNLDVRRGGVGANIAFGMGQLGTRPILVGAAGADFDDYRAWLDRHGVDTESVHISETLHTARFVCTNDADHNQIGSFYTGAMSEARLIELKTVADRVGGLDLVSIGADDPEAMLRHTEECRTRSIPFAADFSQQIARMDGDDIKILLEGAAYLFSNEYEKGLIESKTGWSDAEILARVGTRVTTLGAQGVRIERVGEEPIEVGCPEEEAKVEPTGVGDAFRAGFLSGLVWGVSLERAAQVGCMLATLVIETVGTQEYQLRRAHFMERFAKAYGDEAAAEVQGHLG, encoded by the coding sequence GTGCGTATCGCAGTCACCGGCTCCATCGCCACCGACCACCTCATGACCTTCCCCGGCCGTTTCGCCGACCAACTCGTCGCGGACCAGTTGCACACGGTCTCGCTCTCGTTCCTGGTCGACAACCTCGACGTACGCCGGGGTGGCGTGGGCGCGAACATCGCCTTCGGCATGGGCCAGCTCGGCACCAGGCCGATCCTGGTCGGGGCCGCCGGTGCCGACTTCGACGACTACCGCGCCTGGCTGGACCGCCACGGCGTGGACACCGAGTCGGTGCACATCTCCGAGACGCTGCACACCGCGCGTTTCGTGTGCACCAACGACGCCGACCACAACCAGATCGGCTCCTTCTACACCGGCGCCATGAGCGAGGCCCGGCTGATCGAGCTGAAGACCGTCGCCGACCGCGTCGGCGGCCTCGACCTGGTCTCGATCGGCGCGGACGACCCCGAGGCGATGCTCCGCCACACCGAGGAGTGCCGCACCCGGTCCATCCCGTTCGCCGCCGACTTCTCCCAGCAGATCGCCCGCATGGACGGCGACGACATCAAGATCCTGCTGGAGGGCGCCGCCTACCTCTTCTCGAACGAGTACGAGAAGGGCCTCATCGAGTCGAAGACCGGCTGGTCCGACGCCGAGATCCTCGCCAGGGTCGGCACCCGGGTGACCACCCTCGGCGCCCAGGGCGTACGCATCGAGCGCGTCGGCGAGGAGCCGATCGAGGTCGGCTGCCCGGAGGAGGAGGCCAAGGTCGAGCCCACGGGCGTCGGCGACGCGTTCCGCGCGGGCTTCCTCTCCGGCCTGGTGTGGGGCGTCTCCCTGGAGCGGGCCGCACAGGTCGGCTGCATGCTGGCGACTCTCGTCATCGAGACGGTGGGCACGCAGGAGTACCAGCTGCGGCGGGCCCACTTCATGGAGCGCTTCGCCAAGGCGTACGGAGACGAGGCCGCGGCGGAGGTCCAGGGGCATCTGGGCTGA
- the pspAA gene encoding PspA-associated protein PspAA — MIVRIMGEGQVRLADSHLTELNKLDDVLLAEMELGDGPGFRRTLHLLLEKVRDLGEPLPDESLDPSDLILPSPDATLEEVREMLGDDGLIPG; from the coding sequence ATGATCGTACGGATCATGGGGGAGGGCCAGGTGAGGCTGGCGGACAGCCACCTCACCGAACTGAACAAGCTGGACGACGTGCTCCTGGCGGAAATGGAGCTCGGCGACGGCCCCGGCTTCCGCCGCACCCTTCATCTCCTCCTGGAGAAGGTCCGCGATCTCGGCGAGCCCCTGCCGGACGAGTCCCTTGACCCGTCGGACCTCATTCTCCCGTCGCCGGACGCGACGCTGGAGGAGGTCCGGGAGATGCTGGGCGACGACGGCCTGATCCCGGGATGA
- a CDS encoding iron-sulfur cluster assembly accessory protein — protein MSVSDETSTVTDGIILSDAAAAKVKALLDQEGREDLALRVAVQPGGCSGLRYQLFFDERSLDGDVLKDFDGVKVVTDRMSAPYLGGASIDFVDTIEKQGFTIDNPNATGSCACGDSFS, from the coding sequence ATGTCCGTATCGGACGAGACCAGCACCGTCACCGACGGCATCATCCTGTCCGACGCCGCTGCGGCGAAGGTCAAGGCCCTGCTCGACCAGGAAGGCCGCGAGGACCTCGCCCTGCGTGTCGCTGTGCAGCCCGGCGGTTGCTCGGGTCTGCGCTACCAGCTGTTCTTCGACGAGCGTTCCCTCGACGGTGACGTTCTCAAGGACTTCGACGGCGTCAAGGTCGTCACCGACCGTATGAGCGCCCCCTACCTCGGCGGCGCCTCCATCGACTTCGTCGACACCATCGAGAAGCAGGGCTTCACGATCGACAACCCGAACGCGACGGGCTCCTGCGCCTGCGGCGACTCCTTCAGCTGA
- a CDS encoding response regulator, whose amino-acid sequence MTIRVLLADDQALLRSAFRVLVDSEADMEVVGEASDGAEAVRLAREQRADVVLMDIRMPGTDGLAATRLISADPGLAHVRVVMLTTFEVDEYVVQSLRAGASGFLGKGAEPDELLNAIRVAAGGEALLSPAATKGLIAQFLAQGDVLDDSRDPARAERLDALTGREREVLVQVAGGHSNDEIAERLEVSPLTVKTHVNRAMAKLGARDRAQLVVIAYESGLVRPRVE is encoded by the coding sequence ATGACGATCCGTGTCCTGCTCGCCGACGACCAGGCACTGCTGCGCAGCGCCTTCCGTGTGCTCGTGGACTCGGAGGCCGACATGGAGGTGGTCGGGGAGGCGTCCGACGGGGCGGAGGCGGTGCGGCTGGCGCGGGAGCAGCGCGCCGACGTCGTGCTGATGGACATCCGGATGCCGGGTACCGACGGGCTGGCCGCGACCCGGCTGATCAGCGCGGATCCGGGGCTCGCGCATGTGCGGGTCGTGATGCTGACGACGTTCGAGGTCGACGAGTACGTGGTGCAGTCGCTGCGGGCCGGCGCGTCCGGGTTCCTCGGCAAGGGGGCCGAGCCCGATGAGCTGCTGAACGCCATCCGGGTCGCCGCCGGGGGCGAGGCGCTGCTGTCGCCGGCCGCCACCAAGGGCCTGATCGCCCAGTTCCTCGCGCAGGGCGACGTGCTGGACGACAGCCGCGACCCGGCTCGTGCCGAGCGGCTGGACGCGCTGACCGGGCGGGAGCGCGAGGTACTCGTACAGGTCGCCGGAGGCCACTCGAACGACGAGATAGCGGAGCGTCTTGAGGTCAGCCCGCTGACGGTGAAGACCCACGTCAACCGGGCCATGGCCAAGCTGGGCGCCCGGGACAGGGCACAACTCGTCGTCATCGCCTACGAGTCGGGACTGGTACGCCCGAGGGTGGAGTGA